In a single window of the Nocardioides sp. L-11A genome:
- a CDS encoding ABC transporter substrate-binding protein, which yields MSRLITPRRRFRTVTAAITTAALVALSGCSSSDEGGDTEYLVGFPALTSGPAAFAGVPITEGAKLAVEEINDSDFLGDGKTIDLKIDDIKGDPAQAIALYKQYAADGASGVLCCGLSSEAGALAPMIKQSKVPAIVTSAILAGLAEPPYVYRPVVLPAESEGIYDQFIDTVVPAEGIKTAVLVVTSDNDGMVGDAEIWKAALERNGVDVVKTINTSSTDTNYTQAATEIQSLDPDAVVSSMLGTPAALLAKSLRERDYDKRILTSYGVDSVELFKSSGGGLAGALFAVPFQAGFTDNELATKFTEAYNKEYGKDPDMYGAQGYTAMWLLAEAIKEAGDKDPAKVAKALEGITSQDTVYGELVYKDGQASLNAPGAYLEWTAEGTLTEWAG from the coding sequence GTGTCTCGACTCATCACCCCCCGCCGCCGGTTCCGTACCGTCACCGCGGCCATCACCACGGCGGCCCTGGTCGCCCTCTCGGGATGCAGCTCCTCCGACGAGGGAGGCGATACCGAGTACCTCGTCGGCTTCCCCGCCCTCACCTCCGGGCCGGCGGCCTTCGCCGGCGTGCCGATCACCGAGGGGGCGAAGCTCGCCGTCGAGGAGATCAACGACAGCGACTTCCTCGGCGACGGGAAGACGATCGACCTCAAGATCGACGACATCAAGGGTGACCCCGCCCAGGCCATCGCGCTGTACAAGCAGTACGCCGCCGATGGCGCCTCCGGTGTGCTGTGCTGCGGCCTGTCCTCCGAGGCCGGTGCCCTCGCGCCGATGATCAAGCAGAGCAAGGTCCCCGCGATCGTCACCTCGGCGATCCTCGCCGGCCTCGCCGAGCCGCCGTACGTCTACCGACCGGTCGTGCTCCCCGCCGAGTCGGAGGGCATCTACGACCAGTTCATCGACACCGTCGTCCCGGCCGAGGGCATCAAGACCGCCGTCCTCGTCGTCACCTCCGACAACGACGGCATGGTCGGCGACGCCGAGATCTGGAAGGCGGCCCTGGAGCGCAACGGCGTGGACGTCGTGAAGACCATCAACACCTCGTCCACCGACACCAACTACACCCAGGCCGCGACCGAGATCCAGTCCCTGGACCCCGACGCCGTCGTCTCCAGCATGCTCGGCACCCCCGCGGCGCTGCTGGCGAAGTCGCTGCGCGAGCGCGACTACGACAAGCGCATCCTGACCAGCTACGGCGTCGACAGCGTCGAGCTCTTCAAGTCCTCGGGCGGCGGCCTCGCCGGCGCGCTGTTCGCCGTGCCCTTCCAGGCCGGGTTCACCGACAACGAGCTCGCCACGAAGTTCACCGAGGCCTACAACAAGGAGTACGGCAAGGACCCCGACATGTACGGAGCCCAGGGCTACACCGCCATGTGGCTGCTGGCCGAGGCGATCAAGGAGGCCGGCGACAAGGACCCGGCCAAGGTCGCCAAGGCGCTCGAGGGGATCACCTCGCAGGACACCGTCTACGGCGAGCTCGTCTACAAGGACGGCCAGGCCAGCCTGAACGCGCCCGGCGCCTACCTGGAGTGGACCGCCGAGGGCACGCTGACGGAGTGGGCCGGCTGA